In the Deltaproteobacteria bacterium genome, TGCCACACTTAATACACTTGACGCGTAGTTTGTGCATAGCCTGCACCACATAACGTTTCAGAAATCGCCCATTTGTAATTGATTACGTGATCTCAATTACAAATGAGTATTATCAGTTACCAGCACGCTCTGGATGATGTTGAAAGGAACAAAACAAGGTGCTCATTTAGTGGCACATTGAACCGACCTGTTCCTCAATCTCTTGAGCGCAGGCAACCTCTTCCTGCTGCGGCACATTAATGCTGATGGTGTCGGTTGCCAAGTCTATGTCTATGGTTCCTGCGTGTTTTTCCACAATCGACCGAATCACATACAACGACAATGCACGGACTCTAGCCTCTTCGCTTGTTGCCCATACATAGTCTTCAGGCACATGTTTGCCATCAACCTGGCTCAATTCGTCTGATTTGTTCCAGTGACTTTCCTGCCTCATGGTAGAAATCCTTTTTCTTCATTTGCCCCTTTCAGTCTCTGTGTTCAAGGTCTATATCGGCATTTTTTCAAAATACCTGAGAGCTCTGTATGCAATATATATACCGGTAACTTGCTGCGACGAGCACGTCACGGACTAACATCCTAACCTAAAATAACCGGTTCCCTGAGAATCATGGCAATTGCGTGCAAAGCGCTTCGGGCAACAGCAGGGTACACCTTCTTCACAGAACCGATCTGCCTGAGACTGTCCGCAGTCCTTGTGACCAGCATGGCAAGGTCCCCCTCGGCCATTTCTGCAATCTCCAGCACCTTGTCCCAAGGCTGCTCTTTTGCCCAAGCATAAATAGTGGCAGCAGGCCACAAGGAGACCGGCCTTATTTCAAATCCCCTCACGCTCTTTCGCTCCATCAAGGGGTTAAGGGCCTTTTTCATCTTCTCAAAAGCCTTCAAAAGACGCCTTGGCATTGCTGACTCGTCCAGCTTCTGCTCCACATCCCGGTCATGCACAAAGACCGCCACCAGGGCTGCGAGCAAAGCAGGATCGGAATCCGGCAACACGCCAGTACGCAAGCCTTCGGCAATCAGGAGGGGTTGGTCGAGCCTGAGCTGAGATGCCCAGGTGCCGTCAGCGGTTAGCTTGTTGTCCTCGGTGACAAAGCCCTCTTCCTTCAGGAACTGGAGGTGTCTTACAAAATCATTCCACAGTCGCATGCGCACGGCGTTTGCACCATCCCACATCCTTGTGAAGTCTTCCAGGACCCTCTTGAAAGCTCCTCTGGTCTTCCCGTGACAGGTCCTGAAATGCTTACACTGCCTGCAAATCAGGCCGTCAAGTTGGTGTTCAAGATAAAGCGAGCGGCTCCTGACGGGTTTGAGCTGTAAGAGTTCCTTTTCCCCGAGTGGTAGAGGTTCTAACGCTGGTGGCGCCTCCGCCTCGGCGGTACGATCCAACAACGTCCGGATCTTGCCTGGATCATCAAAGGGAGGCAAGTCCAGTACCTTGTCCAGGATTTGAGAAACCTTTTGCGGCCGCACCCATCTCATTTTAAGGAGCCTGCCACGCATCGGCAGATTCCTTTTCACCCGGCAGGCGAGCACACCCTGTTCATCTCGCTTCATGAGTGGTTTCACAGCACAGTACATCCGGTTGCGGTGGTCCAGGAAGAGGCGTCCTGGCGCCAGGTTTGCCACCTTGGAAAGCCTTGTTTCAAGCATTACAAGATTCCGCCTCAGCTCCTTAATTTCATTGAGCAAAGCAGCCCGGTTTCTGATCAGATCGACAACAAACTCCGGCTCGGCACACAAGGCCTCAGGAAGGAGTGTCATGAGGTTCTGGCCAGCCTCCTTGACCTTCCGGTCAAGCCCTGGTTGCTGGTTCACCAGGTTCAAGTATGTGGCGAAAGATCTCTCAAAAATCCCCTTGATCTCATCAGGGCTATGAGACAACAGCAGGTTAAGGACCATGGAAAAATCGACTTTGATCTGGCTAAGCACATCTTCTGGCGCTGTTGTGCAAAGATCTGCAATCAACCGCACATCCATAAACTTTCCCGGAATAATCACGGCAAAACCAATACGGTCCTTGCCCCGCCTGCCAGCCCTGCCCGTTGTCTGATGAAATTCCGTGCTGTTCAGTGGTACAAATTTGTGGCCATTGTACCGGTCTGAATTCAGGAACACCACGCTTCGGGCTGGGAAATTGACGCCTGCAGCCACCGTCGAGGTAGCAAAAACCGCATCAAGCAAACCCTCGGTCATCAAGTGTTCTATGACGAGTTTCCACATTGGAAGCTGCCCACTGTGATGGGCCGCCACAAGCGCATTTCTTAAATGCCACATCTGTCTGTGCTCTGCCAGGTGGAAATGCCCCTGGATCAGGCGATCGATTCCGTTGTTCAATTTACGTCGATCTCCTGCGCTTCGGCCCGGGCTTTCGATGCAACGGTCAAGGGCCGCGTCACAGTCTGCGCGAGATTTCATAAAAAAAATGGCAGGAAGAAGATCGAATTTTCTCAAGACCCTCATGATATCCCCAAAGGGGGGAAGGCTTCGCGGAGGAGCAAGGACAGGGGGTGCCGGGCTGTTCAGATAGGCCGTGACCTTCTTGTCCGTGCCTTTGGAATCTATGAGGGGTAGAAGCCTGCCCGAAGGATGGAAAAACAACGGAAAAAGAGGAACAGGCCGGCCGGTCTCTTCTACCACCACACAGGACTTGCACCGAATGGATTCCAGCCAATTGGCAACCTGGCGAGCATTTCTTATTGTGGCCGAAAGGAGCAGGAGGTGGACCCGTACAGGCAGGTAGATCATGACTTCTTCCCACACCACGCCACGATCATCGTCTCCCAGGAAATGGGCCTCATCCAGGATCACGAGGTCTGACTCGATATCCACGGCCTCATGCATGGCATCATAGAGTTGATTTCGCAAAATCTCGGTAGTCCCTACAATAATTGGGGCATTGGCATTTTCCTTGCGGTCCCCTGTCAATATTCCCACATCATCAGGGCCGAATTCAATGCCGAATTCAATGAGCTTTGAGTTGGTCAGGGCCTTTAGGGGCGACGCGTACCATGCCTTGCCGCCTTTCTTGCGGATGTGTCGAATGGCCTCCTGGGCGATCCAAGTCTTTCCTGCGCCGGTCGGGGCCGAAACCATGCAGTCCGATTTGCGAATCGCGGCAACGGCTTTCAGTTGGAAGGAATCCGGCTTGAAGGGTTTCTTGGGGGGCGCCCCTATCCGGGCAAAGACCTTTTTCAGTCTGGCATCAGCGCTCGGTTTGATCCTTGGAATCTCTCGCCGGCGGGCGCCTGCCCCCCTCCGGCGAACAAAATCGCTTTGCCGCGTCTTTTTGAATCGTGTATTTTTCAACGTAACTTCTAAAAAAATCCGGCCCTGCGGTTGCCATAATCGTAATCCATATTTCAATGGCAAGCCTGGTGATGTGACAACGGAAGGATAACAACGAATAACATGATTTCGGAAAAAAGGAAAACCGCACCCAAACGCTCTGATTACTATTGAACGATTCAGACATAGATGATAGGAAACATACTGGTTAGCAGCAAGTTCAAATTAGACTGGAGTAGGGATTACGTTGGCAACAGGACGGACAGTAATCGCAAGAAAAGGGGGGAGGGACCACGATGAAGAAAACTCCATGTGTCATTTATCAATTCGTGCTGTTAGTGGTGGTTCTTGGTCTGTGTGGGTGCCAGGGAGCAGACAAAGGCTCGATCAAGGTCCCGGCTACAAAGCAGTGGACAGACTCTGGCATTGATGTCTGCAAGGGTCAGGCGATAAGCGTGCAGGCGACTGGCGACGTGTACGTGAACAAAAAAATCCAAAGCGGTCCGAGCGGCATCGACGACACGAAAGTCAAGCCCCTCACCAAACTGGTCTTGAGGACCTATAATGTGACGTCAAAGGCCAAACACGGCGCCCTTATCGCAAAAATCGGCAAAAATGGAAAACCGTTTCCGGTCGGCGCCCAACATGAGGTCAAAGCCGATTCAAAAGGA is a window encoding:
- a CDS encoding DEAD/DEAH box helicase; the encoded protein is MKNTRFKKTRQSDFVRRRGAGARRREIPRIKPSADARLKKVFARIGAPPKKPFKPDSFQLKAVAAIRKSDCMVSAPTGAGKTWIAQEAIRHIRKKGGKAWYASPLKALTNSKLIEFGIEFGPDDVGILTGDRKENANAPIIVGTTEILRNQLYDAMHEAVDIESDLVILDEAHFLGDDDRGVVWEEVMIYLPVRVHLLLLSATIRNARQVANWLESIRCKSCVVVEETGRPVPLFPLFFHPSGRLLPLIDSKGTDKKVTAYLNSPAPPVLAPPRSLPPFGDIMRVLRKFDLLPAIFFMKSRADCDAALDRCIESPGRSAGDRRKLNNGIDRLIQGHFHLAEHRQMWHLRNALVAAHHSGQLPMWKLVIEHLMTEGLLDAVFATSTVAAGVNFPARSVVFLNSDRYNGHKFVPLNSTEFHQTTGRAGRRGKDRIGFAVIIPGKFMDVRLIADLCTTAPEDVLSQIKVDFSMVLNLLLSHSPDEIKGIFERSFATYLNLVNQQPGLDRKVKEAGQNLMTLLPEALCAEPEFVVDLIRNRAALLNEIKELRRNLVMLETRLSKVANLAPGRLFLDHRNRMYCAVKPLMKRDEQGVLACRVKRNLPMRGRLLKMRWVRPQKVSQILDKVLDLPPFDDPGKIRTLLDRTAEAEAPPALEPLPLGEKELLQLKPVRSRSLYLEHQLDGLICRQCKHFRTCHGKTRGAFKRVLEDFTRMWDGANAVRMRLWNDFVRHLQFLKEEGFVTEDNKLTADGTWASQLRLDQPLLIAEGLRTGVLPDSDPALLAALVAVFVHDRDVEQKLDESAMPRRLLKAFEKMKKALNPLMERKSVRGFEIRPVSLWPAATIYAWAKEQPWDKVLEIAEMAEGDLAMLVTRTADSLRQIGSVKKVYPAVARSALHAIAMILREPVILG